One genomic region from Gammaproteobacteria bacterium encodes:
- a CDS encoding quinone-dependent dihydroorotate dehydrogenase encodes MYKRLIRPLLFLLHPEIAHKLILRGLRMLYLIPGIGWIVRLFSGNFVTRLPVELLDRRFPNPVGLAAGLDKDASCPQAFADMGFGWVELGTVTPEKQKGNPGKRLFRYPNEAAIINRMGFPSIGVDRFLRRLQHNPRRGITGINIGKNRNTSLSNAVDDYLTAMRAVYPYADYIAVNISSPNTSGLRDLQNAQHLENLLESLKNEQVMMTRTRSHYVPLALKIAPDLDDDSIKTIAELVLKHKWDAVIATNTTITRPGMDDYIGLPDEGGLSGTPLKDLSTSVIRRLYNQLQGKVPIIGAGGVTDANDAWEKLVAGADLIQVYTGFIYEGPAIVRRIVRGLDRRVRTGGFNNLQDALEKARSGIHLMR; translated from the coding sequence GTGTACAAACGACTGATCCGACCGCTGTTATTTCTGCTGCACCCTGAAATCGCACACAAGCTGATCCTGCGCGGCTTGCGCATGCTTTACCTTATTCCCGGTATTGGCTGGATTGTTCGCTTGTTTAGCGGCAATTTTGTCACCAGGCTGCCGGTCGAACTGCTGGATCGCCGCTTTCCCAACCCGGTCGGCCTGGCCGCCGGTCTCGACAAGGATGCCAGTTGCCCGCAGGCGTTTGCCGACATGGGTTTTGGCTGGGTGGAGCTGGGAACCGTGACCCCGGAAAAACAAAAAGGCAACCCGGGCAAACGCCTGTTCCGTTACCCGAATGAAGCCGCCATTATCAATCGAATGGGTTTTCCCAGTATTGGCGTTGACCGGTTCCTGCGTCGGCTGCAACACAACCCTCGCCGCGGCATTACCGGCATCAATATTGGCAAGAATCGCAATACCAGCCTGTCCAACGCGGTCGACGATTACCTGACCGCCATGCGTGCGGTCTACCCCTATGCCGATTATATTGCGGTCAATATTTCCTCTCCCAATACCTCCGGCTTGCGTGACCTGCAAAATGCTCAGCACCTGGAAAACCTGCTGGAGTCGCTGAAGAACGAGCAAGTCATGATGACCCGCACGCGTAGCCACTACGTGCCACTGGCTTTGAAGATTGCACCGGATCTCGATGACGACAGCATAAAAACCATTGCTGAACTGGTACTGAAACACAAATGGGATGCCGTTATTGCGACCAATACCACGATCACTCGACCGGGCATGGATGACTACATCGGTCTTCCCGATGAAGGCGGGCTCAGTGGTACACCGTTGAAGGACCTGTCAACATCCGTCATTCGCAGACTCTACAACCAGCTACAGGGCAAGGTGCCCATCATCGGCGCCGGTGGCGTAACCGATGCCAATGATGCCTGGGAGAAACTCGTGGCCGGGGCTGACCTAATCCAGGTATATACCGGCTTTATCTATGAAGGCCCTGCAATCGTACGACGCATCGTTCGCGGCCTGGACCGTCGTGTACGCACCGGCGGCTTCAACAACCTGCAGGATGCACTGGAGAAAGCCCGCAGCGGTATTCATCTGATGCGCTAG
- a CDS encoding rRNA pseudouridine synthase, which yields MEKIRLSKIMADRGMCSRREADRYIEQGLVKVDGQPVNVLGTRIDPSAQIELTAEASKQQKRQVTILLNKPVGVVSGQAEKGYKPAIDLVRPESRFGDDASPRFRRDHLKGLAPAGRLDIDSTGLLILTQDGRIARRLIGEHSDVEKEYLVRVEGNVSAAILAKLCFGLELDGKPLRRARVERLNEDQLRFVLKEGKKRQIRRMCDAVGLKVTGLKRVRIGQVRLGKLPEGQWRYLRPDEDF from the coding sequence ATGGAAAAAATCCGGCTCTCCAAGATTATGGCTGATCGCGGCATGTGCTCGCGACGTGAGGCCGACCGCTATATCGAACAAGGACTGGTCAAGGTAGACGGCCAACCGGTCAACGTACTGGGCACCCGGATTGACCCGTCAGCCCAGATCGAGCTAACCGCCGAGGCCAGCAAACAGCAAAAGCGCCAGGTAACCATTCTCCTGAACAAACCGGTTGGCGTGGTTTCCGGGCAAGCAGAAAAAGGTTACAAGCCGGCCATCGACCTGGTTCGCCCGGAGTCGCGGTTTGGCGATGACGCCAGTCCACGCTTCCGTCGCGATCACCTTAAGGGCCTCGCCCCTGCCGGGCGTCTCGATATTGATTCGACAGGCCTGCTGATCCTGACCCAGGACGGCCGAATTGCCCGACGCCTGATCGGCGAACATTCGGATGTTGAAAAGGAGTACCTGGTACGGGTCGAAGGCAATGTCAGTGCCGCCATACTGGCAAAACTGTGTTTTGGTCTTGAGCTGGACGGCAAACCGCTTAGACGAGCCCGCGTGGAGCGACTGAACGAGGACCAGTTACGCTTTGTATTAAAGGAAGGCAAGAAACGCCAGATTCGACGAATGTGCGACGCGGTAGGACTGAAAGTTACCGGGCTCAAGCGAGTACGCATCGGCCAGGTCAGGCTGGGCAAGCTGCCCGAAGGCCAGTGGCGCTACCTGCGCCCGGACGAAGACTTCTGA
- the ilvD gene encoding dihydroxy-acid dehydratase, with protein MSDKLNKVSSRITQPRSQGASQAMLYGTGMTEADMNRAQVGIASVWWEGNTCNMHLNDLATMVKRGVSDAGLVGMRFNTIGVSDGISMGTEGMSYSLQSRDIIADSVETVMGGQWYDGLVTIPGCDKNMPGVMIAMGRLNRPALMVYGGTIKPGHFRDKTLDIVSAFQSYGEYIAQKIDDDERQGIVRNSCPGAGACGGMYTANTMASAIEAMGMSLPYSSSTPAVDKGKLDECLAAGAAVRNLLEKNICPRDIMTREAFENAMVIIMALGGSTNAVLHLIAMARAVDVPLTIDDFQSVSDRIPFIADLKPSGRYVMEDLHNIGGIPAVMKFLLAEGLINGDCMTVTGKTIAENLADVPGLSEGQDIILPLDKPIKDSGHIQILKGTLAPGGSVAKITGKEGLRFEGPARVYDCEEDMLKGLENNEIQKGEVVVIRYEGPKGGPGMPEMLTPTSAIMGAGLGNDVALITDGRFSGGSHGFIIGHVVPEAQEGGPIGLIRNGDIVTIDANKNILDVAVSDDEMAARRKDWVMPEYKAKRGTLYKYIKNVKNASEGCVTDE; from the coding sequence ATGTCAGACAAGCTTAACAAGGTCAGCTCCCGTATCACCCAGCCGCGTTCGCAGGGCGCCTCGCAAGCCATGCTCTATGGCACCGGCATGACTGAAGCGGATATGAACAGGGCCCAGGTGGGTATCGCATCGGTCTGGTGGGAAGGCAACACCTGTAATATGCATCTCAACGACCTGGCCACCATGGTCAAGCGTGGCGTCAGTGATGCGGGGCTGGTGGGCATGCGGTTTAATACTATCGGTGTATCAGATGGCATTTCCATGGGTACCGAGGGCATGTCCTACTCGCTGCAATCGCGTGACATCATCGCTGATTCGGTTGAAACCGTTATGGGTGGACAGTGGTATGATGGCCTGGTCACTATTCCAGGGTGTGACAAGAACATGCCTGGTGTCATGATTGCCATGGGCCGGTTGAATCGCCCGGCGCTCATGGTTTATGGCGGCACGATCAAGCCCGGTCATTTCAGGGACAAGACACTGGATATTGTTTCGGCATTCCAGAGTTACGGTGAATACATTGCCCAGAAGATTGATGATGATGAACGCCAGGGCATCGTGCGCAATTCTTGCCCGGGGGCGGGCGCCTGTGGCGGCATGTATACCGCCAATACCATGGCGTCGGCTATCGAGGCCATGGGCATGAGCCTGCCATACAGTTCATCCACACCGGCGGTGGACAAGGGCAAGCTTGATGAATGCCTTGCTGCCGGCGCTGCCGTGCGTAACCTGCTCGAAAAGAACATTTGCCCTCGCGATATCATGACCCGTGAAGCGTTTGAAAACGCCATGGTGATTATCATGGCGCTGGGCGGCTCCACCAATGCCGTACTGCATCTTATCGCCATGGCCCGGGCTGTTGATGTGCCGTTGACCATCGATGACTTCCAGTCGGTGAGTGACCGGATTCCGTTCATTGCGGACCTCAAGCCAAGTGGGCGCTATGTTATGGAGGACCTGCACAACATCGGCGGTATTCCTGCGGTTATGAAGTTCCTGTTGGCCGAAGGCTTGATTAATGGTGATTGCATGACTGTTACCGGCAAGACTATCGCCGAGAATCTTGCAGACGTTCCGGGGCTTAGCGAAGGCCAGGACATCATCCTGCCGCTGGATAAGCCCATCAAGGACAGCGGTCACATCCAGATTCTCAAGGGTACGCTGGCACCGGGTGGCTCGGTTGCCAAGATCACCGGCAAGGAAGGGCTGCGCTTCGAAGGGCCTGCACGTGTCTATGATTGCGAAGAAGATATGCTCAAGGGTCTTGAGAACAACGAGATACAGAAGGGCGAGGTTGTGGTCATTCGCTACGAAGGACCCAAGGGTGGGCCCGGCATGCCGGAAATGCTGACACCGACTTCTGCCATTATGGGTGCCGGCCTCGGTAACGATGTGGCCTTGATTACCGATGGTCGATTCTCCGGTGGCTCGCACGGTTTCATTATCGGTCACGTGGTACCGGAGGCGCAGGAAGGCGGTCCCATCGGCTTGATCAGGAATGGTGACATTGTGACTATCGACGCAAACAAGAATATTCTTGATGTGGCGGTCAGTGATGATGAAATGGCGGCACGCCGGAAAGACTGGGTCATGCCTGAGTACAAGGCCAAGCGCGGTACCTTGTACAAGTATATCAAGAACGTAAAGAATGCCTCGGAAGGCTGTGTGACCGACGAGTAA
- a CDS encoding DUF4124 domain-containing protein: MIRKLIIKLLILLLVVGAWLFYFNPAMMSRINPASIRQMTEGIGSTISTDLPSVEIPTTTRVYQWRDTDGKLHVSDQPPTDGSVAEEKLYRSDLNVVPATKSSEAREPAAKNSATSDPAGPETHASGNDGKTGSDSSGPLDAYKDLIKETHRTREALEQRQQNQADVINQ, from the coding sequence ATGATACGGAAGCTGATAATCAAGTTGCTGATATTGCTGCTGGTGGTTGGCGCCTGGCTGTTTTATTTCAACCCGGCAATGATGAGCCGGATCAATCCCGCATCAATCAGGCAGATGACTGAAGGCATTGGCAGCACTATCAGCACTGATTTGCCGTCGGTCGAGATTCCAACAACAACTCGCGTCTATCAATGGCGCGATACCGACGGCAAACTGCATGTAAGTGATCAGCCGCCAACAGATGGATCGGTTGCTGAGGAAAAGCTGTATCGCTCCGACCTTAACGTAGTGCCGGCGACCAAGTCTTCGGAAGCCAGGGAGCCGGCTGCGAAAAACTCAGCAACATCTGACCCCGCTGGCCCAGAGACCCATGCATCCGGTAATGATGGCAAGACCGGGAGTGACAGCTCCGGCCCACTGGATGCCTACAAGGATCTCATCAAGGAAACCCATCGAACACGAGAAGCGCTGGAGCAGCGCCAGCAAAACCAGGCTGATGTGATTAATCAGTAA
- a CDS encoding YkgJ family cysteine cluster protein, with product MPERTVCVDCDTGRKMGCATFCCRLWVRLSEEEAVAFGGDRALPKSEDGLCVHLDRQSHLCSIWEGRPAACRGYDCNHDRFLQVVLKEGFQSLKQVVTSKVLIPLECHVQIPVVSISSESDWLPEST from the coding sequence GTGCCTGAAAGAACCGTATGCGTGGATTGCGATACCGGGAGAAAGATGGGTTGCGCAACGTTTTGTTGTCGACTATGGGTGCGCCTGTCCGAAGAAGAGGCCGTCGCCTTTGGCGGGGATCGCGCCTTGCCCAAGTCTGAAGACGGGTTATGTGTGCACCTGGATCGACAATCCCATCTTTGTTCCATTTGGGAGGGTCGCCCGGCAGCGTGCCGTGGCTACGATTGTAATCATGATCGATTCCTCCAGGTTGTACTCAAGGAAGGGTTTCAAAGTCTGAAACAGGTGGTAACCAGCAAGGTATTGATTCCGCTGGAGTGTCACGTCCAGATCCCGGTGGTATCCATTAGTAGCGAGAGTGACTGGTTGCCGGAATCCACATGA
- the ttcA gene encoding tRNA 2-thiocytidine(32) synthetase TtcA, protein MAQTQAEKKLFHYMGKAISEYKMIEAGDRVMVCLSGGKDSFTLLNLLHKARIKAKYSFDIFAFTLDQQQPGWDDTGMRAWLDEKGYPYEIYKKNTYSVVVDKIPEGKTYCSLCSRLRRGTIYGYAEKNGFNKIALGHHRDDIIESLMMSIMYSGIIRTMPPKLLTDNKQNMVIRPLAFCQESDIIEYANEQRFPIIPCNLCGSQENMTRKKVKKLIADLAAENPKVPANILNAAGNIAPSQMLDHNLWNFTDLEQEQILPEGFEPVKKRAG, encoded by the coding sequence ATGGCCCAGACCCAAGCTGAAAAAAAACTGTTCCATTACATGGGCAAGGCCATCTCTGAATACAAAATGATCGAGGCCGGCGACCGGGTCATGGTTTGCCTGTCTGGCGGCAAGGACTCCTTCACCCTGCTAAACCTGTTGCACAAGGCGCGAATCAAGGCCAAGTACAGTTTCGATATATTTGCGTTCACGCTCGACCAGCAGCAGCCTGGCTGGGATGACACCGGCATGCGCGCATGGCTGGATGAAAAAGGCTACCCCTACGAAATCTACAAAAAGAACACCTACTCGGTGGTGGTGGACAAAATCCCCGAGGGTAAAACCTATTGCTCGCTGTGCTCACGCCTGCGTCGCGGCACCATTTACGGCTATGCCGAGAAAAACGGCTTCAACAAGATCGCACTCGGCCATCATCGTGATGACATTATTGAAAGCCTGATGATGTCGATAATGTACAGCGGCATTATTCGCACCATGCCGCCGAAACTGCTCACCGATAACAAGCAGAACATGGTGATCAGGCCACTGGCATTCTGCCAGGAATCGGACATTATCGAATACGCCAACGAACAACGGTTCCCGATCATCCCGTGTAACCTGTGCGGTTCACAGGAAAACATGACGCGCAAGAAAGTGAAAAAACTGATTGCCGACCTGGCCGCGGAAAACCCGAAGGTCCCGGCCAACATTCTCAATGCCGCCGGCAATATTGCACCCAGCCAGATGCTGGACCACAACCTGTGGAATTTCACCGACCTTGAACAGGAACAAATACTGCCTGAAGGATTTGAGCCGGTTAAGAAGCGCGCGGGATAA
- a CDS encoding AAA family ATPase: MYNEHFGLTEAPFSIAPDPHYLYQGSRDREALSHFRYGMQVAGGFVQLTGEVGTGKTTLIRALLEDLPEDVDVALVLNPAMTVLEFVATICDELHIKYPKKSHTLKDLVDRLNAFLLHNHAKGRQTVLIMDEAQNLEPDVLEQVRLLTNLETSKKKLLQIILVGQPELCTKLARHDLRQLAQRVTARYTLRALSRAETFEYIVHRCQVAGASRALFNRSAMGWVYRLARGNPRVTNIICDRSLLGAFSANLPYVDSTIVRRAAAEVGDSVPGRLWWRWPASIAAGLVAASTAAAVWAYWPQPLSNASHHVIPVTQAPSVSSAAQPVDGSLGAWLADATIKSDTDTAFQALFASWQLNLGELGQRTGCELAADAGLDCVFNTGSWKHLTGYNRPAILELLDESGQRHHVLLTRLDGDVAEIQFGDRAERFSRLDIDRYWYGKYLLTWRPAIRSDSLRAGDRGADVLWLRQALASYSGEDVPQSGDYFDDAVAEQVRAFQVAHGLSADGVVGRFTLVHLNVYMAKTAPPMLTAIGNRTKG, from the coding sequence ATGTATAACGAACATTTTGGTCTTACGGAGGCGCCGTTTTCCATTGCGCCGGATCCGCATTACCTGTACCAGGGAAGTCGCGACCGCGAGGCCCTGTCGCATTTTCGCTATGGCATGCAGGTGGCGGGCGGTTTTGTCCAGCTCACCGGCGAAGTGGGAACCGGCAAAACCACGCTGATCCGGGCCCTGCTTGAGGATTTGCCCGAGGACGTCGATGTGGCGCTGGTGCTGAACCCGGCCATGACCGTGCTGGAATTTGTTGCCACCATTTGTGACGAGTTGCATATCAAGTACCCGAAAAAGAGCCACACCCTCAAGGATCTGGTGGACCGGCTGAACGCGTTCCTGTTGCACAACCATGCCAAGGGTCGTCAGACCGTGCTGATTATGGATGAGGCCCAGAACCTCGAGCCCGATGTGCTCGAACAGGTGCGGTTGCTGACGAACCTGGAGACCAGCAAAAAGAAGCTGTTGCAGATCATCCTGGTAGGGCAGCCCGAGCTGTGCACGAAGCTGGCGCGCCATGATTTACGCCAATTGGCACAGCGCGTCACTGCGCGCTACACCTTGCGCGCGCTCAGCCGTGCCGAGACTTTTGAGTACATCGTGCATCGCTGCCAGGTGGCGGGCGCCAGCAGGGCGCTGTTCAACCGCAGTGCCATGGGCTGGGTCTACCGACTTGCCCGGGGTAACCCGCGCGTTACCAATATCATTTGCGATCGCTCGTTATTGGGTGCATTTTCCGCCAATCTTCCCTATGTGGATAGCACCATCGTTCGTCGGGCGGCGGCAGAGGTCGGCGATAGCGTGCCTGGCAGGCTGTGGTGGCGCTGGCCAGCCAGCATTGCAGCGGGCCTGGTAGCGGCCAGCACTGCCGCCGCGGTGTGGGCATACTGGCCGCAGCCGCTCAGCAATGCCTCGCATCATGTGATCCCGGTCACTCAGGCGCCCTCGGTGTCTTCAGCTGCTCAGCCGGTCGATGGCTCGCTGGGAGCCTGGCTTGCCGATGCGACAATAAAATCCGATACGGACACGGCATTTCAGGCACTGTTTGCCAGCTGGCAGCTCAATCTTGGCGAACTCGGTCAACGCACCGGTTGTGAGCTGGCGGCCGACGCGGGGCTGGACTGTGTGTTCAATACCGGTAGTTGGAAGCATCTGACTGGCTATAACCGCCCGGCCATCCTGGAGTTACTGGATGAATCGGGTCAGCGTCATCATGTGCTGCTGACCAGGCTGGATGGCGACGTGGCCGAAATCCAGTTTGGTGACAGGGCGGAGCGATTCAGCCGCCTGGACATAGACCGTTACTGGTATGGCAAGTATTTGCTGACCTGGCGCCCGGCTATTCGCAGCGACAGTCTTCGCGCCGGTGATCGCGGTGCGGATGTTTTGTGGTTACGCCAGGCGCTGGCCAGTTATAGTGGTGAGGATGTGCCTCAATCGGGGGATTATTTTGACGATGCCGTGGCCGAGCAGGTCAGGGCGTTCCAGGTTGCACATGGGCTCTCCGCTGACGGCGTTGTTGGCCGGTTTACCCTGGTTCATCTCAATGTCTATATGGCCAAAACTGCGCCGCCGATGCTGACGGCGATCGGGAACCGGACAAAAGGATAA
- a CDS encoding general secretion pathway protein GspB, translating to MSYIHDALKRSEAERQKRQAEGRQQMDLADAMNSPIANTVRPRSLPNMAVLAVLLLGLAGAGYYVLPGAESSARHEAAEPLKVLRPAVPGAAPSLPVVAAVPITPEKAGGASIDAPYNSLPYYWEIDSLVRQRLGEMTVTIHVYADNPAQRFLFLNDREYRAGEATTTGVRVERIEPEGVVLSYNQHVFRLPRPR from the coding sequence ATGTCCTACATACATGACGCCCTGAAGCGGTCAGAGGCCGAGCGGCAAAAGCGCCAGGCTGAGGGTCGTCAGCAGATGGATCTTGCTGACGCGATGAATTCCCCGATTGCGAACACGGTGCGCCCACGTTCTTTGCCAAATATGGCGGTGTTGGCAGTCCTGTTACTGGGGCTGGCCGGTGCAGGCTACTATGTTCTTCCGGGTGCAGAAAGCAGTGCCCGTCATGAGGCTGCCGAGCCTCTCAAGGTTCTGCGGCCTGCGGTGCCAGGCGCGGCACCATCGCTCCCGGTCGTCGCTGCTGTTCCGATAACTCCCGAAAAAGCCGGTGGAGCGAGTATCGATGCACCCTACAACAGTTTGCCGTATTACTGGGAAATCGATTCCCTGGTGCGCCAGCGGCTTGGCGAAATGACGGTTACGATTCATGTCTATGCTGACAACCCGGCGCAGCGATTCCTGTTTCTGAACGACAGGGAGTATCGTGCCGGCGAGGCAACGACGACGGGTGTGCGTGTCGAGCGCATAGAACCGGAAGGCGTTGTGCTCAGCTATAACCAGCATGTCTTTCGTCTGCCGCGTCCGCGTTAG
- a CDS encoding response regulator codes for MSVNRKTQILVVDDSRTQIYALQKVLAEAGYDVLAENNGREGVLSARRNRPDLILMDIVMPGVNGFEATRSLRSYPETVDIPVIIISGSDQASDRVWGMRVGADAFMAKPLQRTLLLEKITACIGAGEVKNRDYQARQLAGLTDHE; via the coding sequence ATCAGCGTAAACCGAAAAACACAAATTTTGGTGGTGGATGATTCCAGAACCCAGATTTATGCGCTGCAGAAAGTATTGGCAGAGGCGGGATATGATGTGCTGGCAGAAAACAACGGGCGCGAAGGCGTACTTTCGGCCAGGCGCAACAGGCCGGACCTGATTTTGATGGATATTGTCATGCCAGGGGTAAACGGGTTTGAGGCCACGCGCAGTTTGCGCAGTTATCCAGAGACAGTAGATATTCCGGTTATTATTATCAGCGGCTCTGACCAGGCATCAGACAGGGTCTGGGGTATGCGCGTTGGAGCCGATGCTTTTATGGCCAAGCCATTGCAGCGGACATTGTTGCTGGAAAAGATTACCGCATGTATCGGGGCGGGAGAGGTCAAAAACCGGGATTACCAGGCAAGGCAGTTGGCGGGTTTGACGGATCACGAATAG
- a CDS encoding S4 domain-containing protein has protein sequence MNHILETTEAAAVRLDKWLWAARFFKTRNLATEAISGGKVHVNGERSRPGKRVRIGDELHITRGQEHFIVTILKPGNIRRGAAEAALLYEETAQSQERRQQLRQHRSVSRIAPASRPEKQDRRKLARLKRLQP, from the coding sequence TTGAATCATATCCTCGAGACCACCGAAGCAGCTGCTGTCAGACTGGATAAATGGTTGTGGGCGGCACGATTTTTCAAAACCCGCAACCTGGCAACGGAAGCCATCAGTGGTGGCAAGGTCCATGTAAACGGCGAGCGCAGTCGGCCCGGAAAACGGGTTCGCATTGGCGATGAACTGCACATAACCCGTGGCCAGGAGCACTTTATCGTAACCATACTGAAACCCGGCAATATCAGGCGCGGTGCAGCTGAAGCCGCCCTGCTCTACGAAGAAACCGCGCAGAGCCAGGAGCGTCGACAGCAACTGAGACAACACCGCTCGGTGTCACGCATTGCACCTGCCTCACGACCGGAAAAACAGGACAGACGAAAACTGGCAAGACTGAAGCGGCTACAGCCCTGA
- a CDS encoding PilZ domain-containing protein: protein MSIERRESPRAILNREAVVKTRNLPIYRCRIRDIGAEGAFIELDDHILVPEMNVNLELNILVDGENKVLELSAHVYRVSADGVSLRFEQMDIDRYGAVLGLVYSG from the coding sequence ATGTCCATTGAGCGACGAGAAAGCCCACGTGCCATCCTGAATCGGGAAGCCGTGGTCAAAACCAGAAACCTGCCCATTTACAGGTGCCGCATTCGTGACATCGGCGCAGAAGGCGCATTTATTGAGCTGGACGATCACATACTGGTTCCGGAAATGAACGTCAACCTGGAGCTGAATATACTTGTTGATGGGGAAAACAAGGTATTGGAGCTCAGTGCTCATGTGTATCGTGTATCTGCTGATGGCGTCAGTCTGCGGTTTGAGCAAATGGATATTGATCGCTACGGGGCAGTACTGGGCCTGGTATACAGCGGTTGA
- a CDS encoding mechanosensitive ion channel family protein, whose product MIKDYLSANFWVAQVFVVVFLVLLLNFVQKRILNRLHDRLSRTSKVWDDAVVDALRRPLTLLIWIAGLALAAKFVQQETEAVIFQAIDPIRDVGVIACITWFLMRLTRRIESNVVEKNRSIGKDLDITTVDAIAKLVRLSFFITAALVILQTLGFSISGVLAFGGIGGIAVGFAAKDLLANFFGGLMIYLDRPFVVGDWVRSPDREIEGTVEEIGWRLTVIRTFDKRPLYVPNATFANIAVENPSRMTNRRIYETIGIRYEDMSKMAGIVADVRAMLESHADIDPQKTLIVNFNSFAPSSLDFFVYTFTRTTDWIRFHEVKQDVLIRISDIIQRHGAEVAFPTSTVHVRGYEHEPREN is encoded by the coding sequence GTGATAAAAGACTATTTAAGCGCCAATTTCTGGGTGGCGCAGGTATTTGTTGTTGTATTCCTCGTGCTGCTTCTCAATTTTGTCCAGAAGCGAATATTAAACAGATTGCACGATCGCCTGAGTCGTACCAGTAAGGTATGGGACGATGCGGTAGTCGACGCCTTGCGTCGCCCGTTGACCTTGCTCATCTGGATAGCGGGGTTGGCGCTGGCTGCAAAGTTCGTCCAGCAGGAGACTGAAGCAGTAATTTTTCAGGCAATCGACCCCATTCGTGATGTGGGCGTGATCGCCTGCATCACCTGGTTCCTGATGCGGCTGACCCGCCGGATCGAGTCCAATGTCGTGGAGAAGAACCGGAGCATCGGCAAGGACCTGGATATTACGACAGTGGATGCAATCGCCAAGCTGGTGAGACTGTCTTTCTTTATTACGGCAGCTCTCGTTATCCTGCAGACTCTTGGCTTCAGTATTTCCGGTGTCCTGGCATTTGGCGGTATTGGTGGTATTGCCGTTGGTTTTGCGGCAAAGGATTTGCTGGCCAATTTTTTCGGTGGCCTGATGATTTATCTTGACCGGCCATTTGTTGTCGGGGACTGGGTTAGGTCGCCGGACCGGGAGATCGAGGGTACGGTTGAGGAAATCGGCTGGCGCCTGACGGTGATCCGGACTTTTGACAAGCGCCCGCTTTATGTCCCGAACGCCACCTTTGCCAATATCGCGGTGGAAAATCCGTCTCGTATGACAAACCGTCGAATCTACGAGACTATCGGCATACGCTATGAAGACATGAGCAAGATGGCCGGAATCGTGGCCGATGTCAGGGCCATGCTGGAGTCGCATGCGGACATAGATCCGCAGAAAACCCTGATTGTGAATTTTAACAGCTTCGCTCCCTCCTCACTGGATTTTTTCGTCTATACTTTCACCAGAACGACCGACTGGATCCGTTTCCACGAAGTCAAGCAGGATGTATTGATACGCATCAGTGATATCATCCAGCGGCACGGCGCAGAGGTGGCCTTTCCCACATCGACGGTCCATGTTCGCGGGTACGAGCACGAACCCCGGGAAAACTGA
- a CDS encoding PilZ domain-containing protein produces the protein MLHEQRDLERKPVELVVTLSSGNQKRDCHIRDMNLNGAFIECGCQGLNVDDDVELSIGSAGNGSEHKVPAKVARIGDNGAALRFRKFDISTFGSILKLLYVK, from the coding sequence ATGTTGCACGAACAGCGGGATCTTGAAAGAAAACCGGTAGAGCTGGTTGTGACACTCAGCAGTGGTAACCAGAAGCGCGACTGCCATATTCGGGATATGAATCTAAATGGCGCCTTTATCGAGTGTGGCTGCCAGGGGCTCAACGTAGATGATGATGTGGAGCTCAGTATCGGTTCTGCAGGAAATGGTTCGGAGCACAAGGTTCCGGCCAAGGTGGCGCGTATCGGTGACAATGGCGCAGCACTGAGATTTCGCAAGTTTGATATAAGCACCTTCGGCTCCATTCTCAAGTTACTGTACGTCAAGTAG
- a CDS encoding DedA family protein, producing MKLFAALYERVINWSRHRHAPAYLGVLSFAEASFFPIPTDVMLAPMCLAKPGQAWRYAAIATITSVAGGLAGYVIGYYAFGLIEPVLHSVGYWDEYLQARDWFERWGFWIVFVAGFSPVPYKIFTITAGTMSQWLVPFVLASLASRGARYFLVAGIIRFGGEPMERVIRKYIDLVGWLMVVLVVVAIVLLR from the coding sequence ATGAAGCTTTTTGCGGCACTGTACGAACGCGTAATCAACTGGTCCCGGCATCGTCATGCGCCAGCGTATCTTGGTGTCCTGAGTTTTGCCGAAGCCTCGTTTTTCCCCATACCAACCGATGTTATGCTGGCGCCGATGTGTCTTGCGAAGCCGGGGCAAGCATGGCGCTATGCCGCCATTGCCACAATCACTTCAGTTGCGGGCGGGTTGGCCGGGTACGTGATTGGTTATTATGCGTTCGGTTTGATAGAGCCGGTGCTGCACAGTGTTGGCTACTGGGATGAGTACCTTCAAGCCAGGGACTGGTTTGAGCGATGGGGTTTCTGGATTGTTTTTGTTGCCGGTTTTTCTCCTGTTCCCTACAAGATATTTACCATTACGGCCGGGACCATGTCGCAATGGCTTGTTCCGTTTGTTCTTGCGTCGCTGGCCAGTCGTGGCGCACGTTATTTTCTTGTTGCAGGTATTATCCGGTTTGGTGGTGAGCCGATGGAGCGTGTCATCAGGAAGTATATCGACCTGGTTGGCTGGTTAATGGTTGTGCTTGTCGTCGTGGCTATCGTGTTGCTTCGCTAG